One part of the Streptomyces sp. AM 2-1-1 genome encodes these proteins:
- a CDS encoding Ig-like domain-containing protein, with protein MTHTAKRARTGPAAVLTWAGLLAVAAVLTGCTGGIPFVNGKARAPEDVIRVLPADGAKNVGASTRIEVEVPDGHLESVEVAQIEDARRDRVTGRISADGRRWSPAGGKGQLRLAAKYSVDAVAVDGAGRRSARHTTFTTLIPGHHFIGYFKPEHRSTVGTGMIVSFDFSSPVTDRAAVQRAIEVTADPAVEVSGHWFGRDRLDFRPEKYWEPGTEVTVDIGLRDVEGAPGVYGSQSKRVRFTVGRSQTSLVDAAEHTMEVRRDGEPVTTVPITAGAPKTTTYNGKMVVSELHEVTRMDGRTVGFGGEYDIKDVPHAIRLTESGTFLHGNYWAPEDTFGSANVSHGCIGLRDEKGGSASAPAGWFFDRTLVGDVVEVVNSEDRQVAPDNGLSGWNLDWKRWKAGSALR; from the coding sequence GTGACTCACACAGCGAAGAGAGCACGGACCGGTCCGGCCGCCGTGCTGACATGGGCAGGACTACTGGCGGTCGCGGCCGTACTGACCGGCTGCACCGGAGGAATCCCCTTCGTCAACGGGAAGGCGCGCGCCCCCGAGGACGTGATCCGGGTCCTCCCGGCGGACGGCGCGAAGAACGTCGGCGCTTCCACCCGGATCGAGGTGGAGGTTCCGGACGGGCACCTGGAGAGCGTCGAGGTGGCGCAGATCGAGGACGCCCGGCGCGACCGCGTCACCGGCCGGATCTCCGCGGACGGCCGGCGATGGTCCCCCGCGGGGGGCAAGGGGCAGCTCCGGCTCGCCGCGAAGTACAGCGTCGACGCGGTGGCCGTGGACGGAGCCGGGCGCCGCTCGGCCCGGCACACCACCTTCACCACGCTGATCCCCGGGCACCACTTCATCGGCTACTTCAAACCGGAACACCGCTCCACGGTCGGCACCGGGATGATCGTCTCCTTCGACTTCAGCAGCCCCGTCACCGACCGGGCGGCGGTGCAGCGCGCGATCGAGGTCACCGCCGACCCCGCCGTGGAGGTGTCCGGCCACTGGTTCGGCAGGGACCGGCTCGACTTCCGCCCGGAGAAGTACTGGGAACCGGGCACCGAGGTCACCGTCGACATCGGGCTGCGGGACGTGGAGGGCGCGCCGGGGGTGTACGGCAGCCAGAGCAAGCGGGTCCGCTTCACCGTGGGCCGCTCCCAGACCTCCCTGGTCGACGCGGCCGAGCACACCATGGAGGTGCGCCGCGACGGCGAGCCGGTCACCACCGTGCCGATCACCGCCGGGGCCCCGAAGACCACCACGTACAACGGGAAGATGGTGGTCAGCGAGCTCCACGAGGTGACCCGGATGGACGGGCGGACCGTGGGTTTCGGCGGCGAGTACGACATCAAGGACGTGCCGCACGCCATCCGGCTCACCGAGTCCGGCACCTTCCTGCACGGCAACTACTGGGCCCCCGAGGACACCTTCGGCTCCGCGAACGTCAGCCACGGCTGCATCGGGCTGCGGGACGAGAAGGGCGGCAGCGCCTCCGCCCCGGCCGGCTGGTTCTTCGACCGCACCCTCGTCGGTGACGTGGTGGAGGTCGTCAACTCGGAGGACCGGCAGGTCGCCCCGGACAACGGACTCAGCGGCTGGAACCTCGACTGGAAGCGGTGGAAGGCGGGTTCCGCACTGCGCTGA